The following are encoded together in the Xanthobacter autotrophicus Py2 genome:
- a CDS encoding transposase IS116/IS110/IS902 family protein (PFAM: transposase IS116/IS110/IS902 family protein~KEGG: mlo:mlr6190 transposase), which yields MDFFCGLDVAIEETAVCVVDDRGEVHLTVKVATEPEALLAVLKPFVGRLKRVGHEAGSLSPWLHPELKKLGLPAICLETQHVRAAMSAQRNKTDAADALGIAHIMRTGWFRQAHVKTESCYRMRLLLTHRRNLKRKFLDLENAIRHSLKSFGIKLGGTSRGKFDQAVREAVADDPLSCELMDAMLSARAALWKEYCRLHDLVVKLVAQSELCRRFMAIPGVGPVTALSFMTAIDDPSRFRRSRDVAAYFGLTSRRWQSGTSIDVQGRISKAGDSDVRRALYEAASGLLTRFKGKDKVKAWGQEIAKRSCHRKACVAVARKLAVIMHAMWSDGTFYLGDPAASTADAAQRAHTKDRKLLGAHR from the coding sequence ATGGACTTCTTTTGCGGGCTGGACGTGGCCATCGAGGAGACGGCGGTGTGCGTCGTCGATGATCGCGGTGAAGTACATCTGACGGTGAAGGTGGCGACCGAGCCGGAGGCGTTGCTGGCGGTGCTGAAGCCCTTCGTTGGGCGATTGAAGCGTGTCGGCCACGAGGCCGGCTCGCTGTCGCCCTGGCTCCATCCCGAGCTCAAGAAGCTCGGCCTGCCGGCGATCTGCCTGGAGACGCAGCATGTGCGGGCCGCGATGTCGGCCCAGCGCAACAAGACCGACGCAGCGGACGCCCTCGGGATCGCCCACATCATGCGCACAGGCTGGTTCCGCCAGGCGCACGTGAAGACGGAAAGCTGCTACCGGATGCGCCTGCTGCTGACGCATCGACGCAACCTGAAGCGCAAGTTCCTCGATCTCGAGAACGCCATCCGCCACTCGCTGAAGAGCTTCGGGATCAAGCTCGGTGGCACCTCGCGCGGCAAGTTCGACCAGGCGGTGCGGGAGGCGGTGGCCGACGATCCGCTGTCCTGCGAGCTCATGGACGCCATGCTGTCGGCGCGCGCCGCGCTGTGGAAGGAGTATTGCCGGCTGCACGATCTCGTCGTGAAGCTGGTGGCGCAAAGCGAGCTGTGCCGGCGCTTCATGGCGATCCCAGGCGTCGGGCCGGTGACGGCGCTCAGCTTCATGACGGCGATCGACGACCCGTCCCGCTTCCGCCGCTCGCGCGACGTTGCCGCCTATTTCGGGCTGACGTCCAGGCGATGGCAGTCGGGCACATCGATCGACGTGCAGGGGCGTATCTCAAAGGCTGGGGACTCTGATGTGCGCCGCGCGCTCTACGAGGCGGCATCGGGACTGCTGACCCGCTTCAAGGGCAAGGACAAGGTGAAGGCCTGGGGCCAGGAGATCGCCAAGCGCTCCTGCCATCGCAAGGCGTGCGTCGCCGTGGCCCGCAAACTGGCCGTCATCATGCACGCCATGTGGAGCGACGGCACCTTCTATCTCGGCGATCCGGCAGCGAGCACTGCCGACGCCGCGCAGCGGGCGCACACCAAGGATCGCAAGCTCCTGGGAGCCCACCGATGA
- a CDS encoding conserved hypothetical protein (KEGG: bbt:BBta_7738 hypothetical protein), producing the protein MCRRATMTDENDFRIRPGRIRSTRVQRARPFIAQALAAAQRAGGSVSRKGTIGPGHRSRFGRGQRASVQANRLITSRSRGAVVKARVVRHAGRGAPLATHLNYLRREGVTRDGEKARLFGPGTDHADPKAFAQRCEDDRHHFRFIVSPDDAVEMSDLKTFARDLVGQMEKDLGTKLEWVAVDHWNTEHPHVHLIVRGVREDGENLVISRDYIKEGMRDRARDLITRELGPRTDHEIRRTLERQIDAERWTNLDRQLTRDGCRTGVIDLAPHPNRQPDEFHALKVGRLRKLESLGLADQVGPGQWIVSENAETTLRELGERGDIIKRIHRGLSERGIERGTASYVLAGESLDDSVVGRLVARGLDDELKGTAYAVVDGADGRTHHIKLPDLDAAGDGAPGSIVELRKFDDAQGRRRVALAVRSDLSIERQITAAGATWLDRQAIAREPIALGGGVGGFGAEVREALDRRAEHLIAQGLAERQSRGVSFSRDLIETLRRRELDALADKLSAESGRPLTRASTGEYVAGTYRQRFALASGRFAMIDDGLGFQLVPWSPSLEKQLGRHVSGLARSDGGIDWSFGRKRGLGL; encoded by the coding sequence ATGTGCAGGCGCGCGACCATGACCGACGAGAACGATTTCCGAATCCGGCCAGGCCGCATCCGCTCGACGCGCGTGCAGCGCGCCAGACCCTTCATCGCCCAGGCGCTCGCCGCCGCCCAGCGGGCCGGCGGATCGGTTTCCCGCAAGGGGACGATCGGGCCGGGCCACCGCTCCCGGTTCGGCCGCGGTCAGCGCGCATCAGTGCAGGCCAACCGGCTCATCACCTCCCGCTCGCGCGGCGCCGTCGTCAAGGCGCGCGTCGTCCGTCACGCCGGACGCGGCGCGCCGCTCGCCACCCATCTCAACTATCTGCGCCGCGAGGGCGTCACCCGGGACGGAGAGAAGGCGAGGCTGTTCGGCCCTGGTACGGACCATGCCGATCCGAAGGCGTTCGCGCAGCGATGCGAGGACGACCGGCATCATTTCCGGTTCATCGTCTCGCCGGACGACGCCGTGGAGATGTCGGACCTCAAGACCTTCGCCCGCGATTTGGTCGGCCAGATGGAGAAGGACCTCGGCACCAAGCTCGAATGGGTCGCCGTCGATCACTGGAACACCGAGCATCCGCACGTCCACCTGATTGTGCGTGGCGTGCGCGAGGACGGCGAGAACCTCGTCATCTCCCGCGACTATATCAAGGAAGGCATGCGCGATCGGGCGCGGGATCTGATCACGCGGGAGTTGGGTCCGCGCACGGATCACGAAATCCGTCGCACCCTGGAACGTCAGATCGACGCCGAACGCTGGACCAACCTCGATCGCCAGCTCACGCGCGATGGCTGTCGCACCGGCGTCATCGACCTTGCGCCGCATCCCAACCGGCAGCCCGACGAATTCCACGCCCTCAAGGTCGGACGCCTGCGCAAGCTCGAATCGCTTGGGCTTGCCGACCAGGTTGGCCCCGGCCAGTGGATTGTGTCCGAGAATGCCGAGACGACTCTGCGCGAGCTGGGCGAACGCGGCGACATCATCAAGCGAATCCATCGCGGCCTTTCGGAACGCGGCATCGAGCGCGGCACGGCCAGCTACGTGCTGGCAGGCGAAAGCCTGGACGATTCTGTCGTCGGCCGTCTGGTGGCTCGCGGCCTCGACGACGAGCTGAAGGGCACCGCCTATGCCGTGGTCGACGGCGCGGACGGACGGACCCATCATATCAAGCTGCCCGATCTCGACGCCGCCGGGGACGGCGCGCCGGGCTCGATCGTCGAGCTGCGCAAGTTCGACGATGCCCAGGGCCGGCGCCGCGTCGCCCTGGCGGTCCGCTCGGACCTCTCGATCGAACGGCAGATCACCGCAGCCGGCGCCACCTGGCTTGACCGGCAAGCTATCGCCCGTGAACCGATCGCACTCGGCGGCGGCGTCGGCGGCTTTGGCGCAGAGGTGCGCGAGGCGCTGGACCGGCGCGCCGAGCACCTGATCGCGCAAGGTCTGGCGGAGCGTCAGAGCCGTGGCGTCAGCTTCAGCCGCGACCTGATCGAGACGCTGCGCCGGCGCGAGCTGGACGCGCTCGCCGATAAGCTGTCGGCGGAAAGCGGGCGGCCGCTGACGCGTGCTTCGACGGGTGAGTATGTCGCCGGCACCTACAGGCAGCGCTTCGCGCTCGCCTCCGGCCGCTTCGCGATGATCGATGACGGCCTCGGCTTCCAGCTCGTTCCCTGGTCTCCATCACTCGAAAAGCAGCTCGGCCGTCATGTCTCCGGTCTCGCGCGAAGCGATGGCGGCATCGACTGGAGCTTCGGCCGCAAGCGGGGGCTCGGCCTGTGA
- a CDS encoding TRAG family protein (PFAM: TRAG family protein~KEGG: bbt:BBta_7739 putative plasmid transfer factor, TraG protein), with amino-acid sequence MSATKILWGQILAVFVIVLTTTWTATQWTAWQLGFQPQLGRPWFEAFGWPVYHPPAFFWWWYFYDAYAPSVFVEGAYIAASGGFIAIAVAIGMSVWRAREAKNVETYGSARWARADEVRAAGLLGPDGVVLGRFDRAYLRHDGPEHVLCFAPTRSGKGVGLVVPSLLTWPGSAIVHDIKGENWQLTSGFRAQHGRVLLFDPTNAKSSAYNPLLEVRRGEWEVRDVQNIADILVDPEGSLERRNHWEKTSHALLVGAILHVLYAETDKTLAGVAAFLSDPKRPIESTLAAMMKTAHLGEAGPHPVIASAARELLNKSDNERSGVLSTAMSFLGLYRDPVVADVTRRCDWRITDIVGGARPSTLYLVVPPSDIARTKPLIRLILNQIGRRLTEDLNAKGRRHRLLLMLDEFPALGRLDFFESALAFMAGYGLKSFLIAQSLNQIEKAYGPNNSILDNCHVRVSFATNDERTAKRVSDALGTATEMRAMRNYAGHRLSPWLGHLMVSRSETARPLLTPGEVMQLPPADEIVMVAGTPPIRAKKARYFEDRRFQERVLPPPALARPAAGKPDDWSALPLPSRPQPDAAAQQDGTGDDDSTGSERRQQPELTAVKPVERKAPIDNEFELDGPDDADDDDAARAGRLNQVMQGVARQVSLDPSDGMDL; translated from the coding sequence ATGTCGGCCACGAAGATTCTCTGGGGACAGATTCTCGCCGTCTTCGTGATCGTGCTGACCACGACCTGGACCGCGACCCAGTGGACGGCATGGCAGCTAGGCTTCCAGCCGCAACTCGGCCGGCCATGGTTCGAGGCATTTGGCTGGCCAGTCTACCATCCGCCGGCCTTCTTCTGGTGGTGGTACTTCTACGACGCCTATGCGCCTTCGGTTTTCGTCGAGGGCGCCTACATCGCCGCATCCGGCGGCTTCATTGCCATCGCGGTCGCCATCGGCATGTCAGTGTGGCGAGCCCGCGAGGCCAAAAATGTCGAAACCTATGGTTCGGCGCGCTGGGCGCGAGCCGACGAGGTGCGCGCCGCCGGCCTGCTTGGGCCCGATGGCGTGGTGCTCGGCAGGTTCGATCGCGCCTATCTTCGCCATGACGGGCCAGAGCATGTGCTGTGCTTCGCGCCGACCCGCTCCGGCAAGGGCGTCGGCCTGGTCGTGCCCTCGCTGCTGACCTGGCCGGGCTCCGCCATCGTTCACGACATCAAGGGCGAGAACTGGCAGCTCACTTCCGGCTTCCGCGCCCAACATGGCCGCGTGCTGCTGTTCGATCCCACGAATGCGAAGTCGTCCGCTTACAACCCGCTGCTCGAAGTCCGCCGCGGCGAATGGGAGGTCCGCGACGTCCAGAACATCGCCGACATCCTGGTCGATCCCGAAGGGAGTTTGGAACGCCGCAATCATTGGGAGAAGACGTCCCACGCACTCCTCGTCGGCGCTATCCTGCACGTTCTCTACGCTGAGACCGACAAGACACTCGCAGGCGTCGCCGCCTTCCTCTCCGACCCCAAGCGGCCGATCGAGTCGACGCTCGCCGCCATGATGAAGACGGCGCATCTCGGCGAAGCTGGACCGCACCCGGTCATCGCATCGGCCGCGCGCGAGCTGCTGAATAAGTCCGACAATGAGCGGTCGGGCGTCTTGTCGACCGCGATGTCGTTTCTCGGACTCTATCGCGATCCCGTGGTGGCGGATGTTACGCGCCGTTGCGACTGGCGCATCACAGACATTGTTGGCGGAGCGCGACCGTCGACGCTCTACCTCGTCGTGCCGCCATCTGACATCGCGCGCACCAAGCCGCTGATCCGGCTTATCCTCAATCAGATCGGACGCCGACTGACGGAGGATCTCAACGCCAAAGGCAGGCGGCACCGGCTGCTGCTCATGCTCGACGAGTTTCCCGCACTCGGGCGCCTCGACTTCTTCGAGAGCGCCTTGGCGTTCATGGCGGGCTATGGGCTGAAGAGCTTCCTGATCGCCCAGTCGCTCAATCAGATTGAGAAAGCGTATGGTCCGAACAACTCGATCCTCGACAACTGCCATGTGCGCGTGAGCTTCGCGACCAATGACGAGCGCACGGCCAAACGCGTCTCCGACGCCCTCGGCACCGCGACCGAGATGCGGGCAATGCGAAACTACGCGGGGCACAGGCTGAGCCCATGGCTCGGCCATCTGATGGTTTCGCGATCGGAGACGGCGCGCCCACTGCTGACGCCGGGTGAGGTGATGCAGCTCCCGCCCGCCGACGAGATCGTGATGGTGGCCGGTACGCCGCCGATACGCGCGAAGAAAGCCCGCTATTTCGAGGATCGCCGGTTTCAGGAACGCGTCCTGCCACCACCCGCGCTCGCGAGGCCAGCCGCGGGAAAGCCGGACGATTGGAGCGCCCTGCCATTGCCGTCGCGGCCGCAACCCGATGCAGCCGCGCAGCAGGACGGCACCGGCGATGACGACTCGACCGGCTCCGAACGGCGTCAGCAACCGGAGCTGACCGCGGTAAAGCCTGTCGAGAGGAAGGCGCCGATCGACAACGAGTTCGAGCTCGATGGTCCCGACGACGCCGATGACGACGACGCCGCGCGCGCAGGCCGGCTGAATCAGGTGATGCAGGGCGTCGCGCGGCAGGTCTCGCTCGATCCCAGTGACGGGATGGACCTCTGA
- a CDS encoding conserved hypothetical protein (KEGG: bbt:BBta_7740 hypothetical protein) — protein MKIPKKQRLSVYLDPDITKALAAYAARRDQSRSLVAEAAIASFLSPDAAERQEAATTKRLDQLDRRMTRMERDLGISVEMLAVFVRFWLTTNPPLPEPAQAAARAQAGERYDAFVAALGRRLAKGPKVREEISDDVVGVPGAE, from the coding sequence ATGAAGATTCCGAAGAAGCAGCGCCTCTCGGTCTATCTCGATCCGGATATCACGAAAGCGCTCGCCGCTTATGCCGCGCGTCGCGATCAATCGCGATCCCTGGTCGCGGAAGCGGCCATCGCATCCTTCCTATCGCCCGACGCCGCCGAGCGCCAAGAGGCCGCGACCACCAAGCGATTGGACCAGCTCGACCGGCGCATGACGCGCATGGAACGCGACCTTGGCATTTCCGTGGAAATGCTCGCAGTGTTCGTCCGCTTCTGGCTCACCACCAACCCGCCACTTCCGGAGCCAGCCCAGGCGGCCGCACGCGCACAGGCCGGCGAGCGGTACGACGCCTTCGTCGCCGCACTCGGGCGGCGACTCGCGAAGGGACCGAAAGTGCGTGAGGAGATTTCGGACGACGTAGTAGGTGTCCCGGGCGCGGAATAA
- a CDS encoding P-type conjugative transfer ATPase TrbB (TIGRFAM: P-type conjugative transfer ATPase TrbB~PFAM: type II secretion system protein E~KEGG: bbt:BBta_7741 conjugal transfer protein TrbB) codes for MAVSHQQSEAILRGARMLRTALGPAIAGFLEDPSIVEVMLNPDGRLWIDRLSEGLSDTGARLSPADGERIVRLVAHHVGAEVHSGSPRVSAELPETGERFEGLLPPVVAAPAFAIRKPAVAVFTLADYVAAEIMSAEQAEVLRRAVADRRNILVAGGTSTGKTTLTNALLAEVSKTFDRVVLIEDTRELQCAAPNLVAMRTKDGVASLSDLVRSSLRLRPDRIPIGEVRGAEALDLLKAWGTGHPGGIGTIHAGTALGALRRLEQLIQEAVVTVPRALIAETIDLVAVLSGRGSTRRLAELARVEGLQPDGDYRVIPATQPAPGEPE; via the coding sequence ATGGCGGTTTCTCACCAGCAATCAGAGGCGATCCTTCGAGGCGCGCGCATGTTGCGCACGGCCCTCGGCCCCGCCATCGCCGGATTCCTGGAAGACCCGTCGATCGTCGAGGTGATGCTCAATCCCGATGGGCGGCTCTGGATCGACCGGCTGTCCGAGGGACTCTCCGATACCGGAGCGCGCCTGTCGCCCGCGGACGGCGAGCGCATCGTCCGCCTGGTCGCGCATCATGTCGGCGCCGAGGTTCATTCCGGTTCACCGCGCGTTTCGGCCGAGTTGCCCGAGACGGGGGAGCGCTTCGAAGGCCTTCTGCCGCCCGTCGTCGCCGCGCCGGCATTCGCGATCCGCAAACCTGCCGTCGCCGTCTTCACGCTCGCTGACTATGTCGCCGCCGAGATCATGTCCGCCGAACAGGCGGAGGTGCTCCGCCGCGCCGTCGCGGACCGCCGCAACATCCTCGTCGCCGGCGGCACCTCGACCGGCAAGACCACGCTCACCAACGCCTTGCTCGCCGAGGTATCGAAGACCTTCGACCGCGTGGTTCTGATCGAGGACACGCGCGAGCTGCAATGCGCCGCGCCCAACCTCGTAGCCATGCGCACCAAGGATGGCGTCGCATCGCTGTCCGATCTCGTCCGCTCCTCGCTTCGCTTGCGCCCTGATCGCATTCCGATCGGAGAGGTGCGCGGCGCCGAGGCGCTGGATTTGCTCAAGGCCTGGGGGACGGGCCACCCGGGCGGCATCGGCACGATCCACGCCGGCACCGCGCTCGGCGCGCTGCGCCGCCTTGAGCAACTCATTCAGGAAGCCGTCGTCACCGTCCCGCGCGCGCTGATCGCCGAGACCATCGATCTCGTCGCGGTGCTCAGCGGTCGCGGCTCGACCCGTCGCCTCGCCGAACTCGCCCGCGTCGAAGGCCTACAGCCGGACGGCGACTACCGCGTCATCCCCGCAACCCAGCCCGCCCCAGGAGAACCCGAATGA
- a CDS encoding Conjugal transfer protein TrbC (PFAM: Conjugal transfer protein TrbC~KEGG: pde:Pden_1483 conjugal transfer protein TrbC) has translation MIRHALRARRHIATAASVAVFSMMLAPAAHASGSSMPWEAPLQSILESIEGPVAKIIAVMIIIITGLTLAFGDTSGGARKLIQIVFGLSIAFAASSFFLSFFSFGGGALV, from the coding sequence ATGATCCGCCATGCCCTGCGCGCTCGCCGTCATATCGCGACGGCCGCGTCCGTCGCCGTCTTCAGCATGATGCTTGCGCCAGCAGCCCATGCTTCCGGCTCTTCGATGCCGTGGGAAGCGCCGCTGCAATCGATCCTCGAATCCATCGAGGGGCCTGTGGCCAAGATCATCGCTGTGATGATCATCATCATCACAGGGCTAACGCTAGCCTTCGGCGATACGTCAGGCGGCGCGCGGAAGCTGATCCAGATCGTCTTCGGCCTGTCGATCGCCTTCGCCGCGTCGAGCTTCTTCCTGTCCTTCTTCTCCTTCGGCGGCGGAGCGCTCGTCTGA
- a CDS encoding conjugal transfer protein TrbB (KEGG: mes:Meso_2322 conjugal transfer protein TrbB), whose amino-acid sequence MASLTDSVGDVPGFAVPVHRALTEHILLGGAPRSIAILNGTLAAALGLGLRLWLVGLGLWAIGHFAAVWAAKRDPQFVDVVRRHLRIPGHLSA is encoded by the coding sequence ATGGCGAGCCTGACCGACAGCGTCGGCGACGTGCCAGGCTTCGCCGTCCCGGTCCATCGGGCGCTCACCGAGCACATCCTGCTCGGCGGCGCGCCGCGCTCCATCGCGATCCTCAACGGCACGCTGGCGGCGGCGCTCGGCCTTGGCCTGCGGCTCTGGCTGGTCGGTCTCGGGCTCTGGGCGATCGGGCATTTCGCGGCGGTGTGGGCGGCCAAACGCGATCCACAATTCGTCGACGTGGTGCGCCGTCACCTGCGCATCCCCGGCCATCTAAGCGCGTGA
- a CDS encoding AAA ATPase (SMART: AAA ATPase~KEGG: bbt:BBta_7744 conjugal transfer protein TrbE), with translation MMHLAEYRRTSTRLADFLPWAALVGEGIVLNKDGSYQRTARFRGPDLDSAVPAELVAVAGRLNNAFRRLGSGWAIFVEAQRHGAGTYPASRFPDAASALVDAERKADFEEDASHFESSYFLTFVYLPPAEDAARAESWLYEGKADNGLDPREALRGFADRTDRVLQLIENFMPECAWLDGGETLTYLHSTVSTKRHRVRVPETPMYLDALLADQPLTGGLEPRLGDAHLRILTIVGFPTATTPGLLDDLNRLAFPYRWSTRAVLLDKTDATKLLTKIRRQWFAKRKSIMAILKEVMTNEASVLVDTDAANKAADADLALQELGADYAGQAYVTATVAVWDADPRIAAEKLRLVEKIVQGRDFTAMAETINAVDAWLGSLPGHVYANVRQPPISTLNLAHMIPLSAVWAGPERDEHFGQPPLLYGRTEGSTPFRFSLHVGDVGHTLVVGPTGAGKSVLLALMALQFRRYPGSQVFAFDFGGSIRAAALAMGGDWHDLGGGLTEGAADSVSLQPLAGIHHVPERAWAADWIVAILQREGVTIAPEVKEYIWTALTSLASAPVVERTLTGLAVLLQSNDLKQALRPYCVGGAYGRLLDAESEHLGEAVVQAFETEGLIGTAAAPAVLAYLFHRIEDRLDGSPTLLIVDEGWLALDDEDFAGQLREWLKTLRKKNASVVFATQSLSDIDSSAIAPAIVESCQTRLLLPNERAIEPQITAIYRRFGLNDRQIEILARAMPKRDYYCQSRRGNRLFELGLSDVALALCAASSKTDQAAIERVIAEHGREGFLPAWLRLRGVAWAADLIPNLNNLETQP, from the coding sequence ATGATGCACCTTGCCGAATATCGCCGAACCTCAACCCGTCTCGCGGACTTCCTGCCCTGGGCCGCGCTCGTCGGCGAGGGCATCGTCCTCAACAAGGACGGCAGCTACCAACGCACCGCCCGCTTTCGCGGTCCCGACCTCGACTCCGCGGTGCCGGCCGAGCTCGTCGCCGTGGCCGGCCGGCTCAACAATGCTTTCCGCCGGCTCGGCTCGGGATGGGCGATTTTCGTCGAGGCCCAGCGCCATGGCGCCGGCACCTATCCGGCGAGCCGCTTTCCCGATGCCGCGTCGGCTCTGGTCGACGCCGAACGCAAGGCCGATTTCGAGGAAGACGCCTCGCACTTCGAGTCGAGCTACTTCCTGACCTTCGTCTACCTGCCGCCGGCCGAGGACGCCGCCCGCGCCGAAAGCTGGCTCTATGAAGGCAAGGCCGATAACGGTCTCGACCCTCGTGAGGCGTTGCGCGGCTTCGCCGATCGCACCGACCGCGTGCTCCAGCTCATCGAGAACTTCATGCCGGAATGCGCATGGCTCGATGGCGGCGAGACGCTGACCTATCTGCATTCGACCGTCTCGACCAAACGCCACCGCGTGCGTGTGCCCGAGACGCCGATGTATCTCGACGCGTTGCTGGCCGATCAACCGCTCACCGGCGGACTGGAGCCGCGGCTCGGCGACGCGCATCTCCGCATCCTTACCATTGTCGGTTTTCCGACCGCGACCACGCCCGGGCTGCTCGACGACCTCAACCGGCTCGCCTTTCCCTATCGCTGGTCGACACGCGCCGTCCTACTGGACAAGACCGACGCCACCAAGCTGCTAACCAAGATACGGCGGCAGTGGTTCGCCAAGCGCAAGAGCATCATGGCGATCCTCAAGGAGGTGATGACCAACGAGGCTTCGGTGCTCGTCGACACCGATGCGGCGAACAAGGCGGCCGATGCCGACCTCGCGCTCCAGGAACTCGGCGCGGACTATGCGGGTCAGGCCTATGTCACCGCGACGGTCGCTGTCTGGGACGCCGATCCACGCATCGCAGCCGAGAAGCTCCGGTTGGTGGAGAAGATCGTTCAAGGCCGCGACTTCACCGCGATGGCGGAAACGATCAACGCCGTCGACGCCTGGCTTGGCTCGCTGCCGGGCCATGTCTACGCCAACGTCCGGCAGCCGCCGATCTCGACGCTCAATCTCGCCCATATGATTCCGCTGTCGGCGGTGTGGGCGGGGCCGGAACGGGACGAGCATTTCGGGCAACCCCCCTTGCTCTACGGCAGGACCGAAGGCTCGACCCCGTTCCGGTTTTCCCTTCATGTCGGCGATGTCGGTCACACGCTCGTCGTCGGGCCGACCGGCGCCGGCAAATCGGTGCTCCTGGCGCTGATGGCGCTGCAGTTCCGGCGCTATCCCGGCTCCCAGGTCTTCGCCTTCGACTTCGGCGGAAGCATCCGAGCTGCAGCGCTCGCGATGGGCGGCGACTGGCACGATCTCGGCGGCGGCCTGACAGAAGGCGCGGCTGACAGCGTCTCGCTGCAACCGCTCGCCGGCATCCACCACGTGCCGGAGCGCGCGTGGGCGGCTGATTGGATCGTCGCGATCTTGCAGCGCGAGGGCGTGACGATCGCGCCAGAGGTGAAGGAATACATCTGGACGGCGCTGACCTCGCTGGCGAGCGCGCCCGTCGTCGAGCGCACCCTGACCGGACTCGCCGTCCTCCTTCAATCGAACGATCTCAAACAGGCGCTGCGGCCCTATTGCGTCGGGGGCGCCTATGGCCGGCTGCTCGACGCCGAGAGCGAGCATCTTGGCGAAGCCGTTGTGCAGGCGTTCGAGACCGAGGGCCTGATCGGCACGGCCGCCGCGCCGGCCGTGCTCGCCTATCTCTTCCACCGCATCGAGGACCGCCTCGACGGCAGCCCAACGCTGCTCATCGTCGACGAAGGCTGGCTGGCGCTCGATGACGAGGATTTCGCCGGCCAGCTCCGCGAGTGGTTGAAGACGCTCCGCAAGAAGAACGCGTCCGTCGTCTTCGCCACCCAATCGCTCTCCGACATCGACAGTTCTGCGATCGCGCCGGCCATTGTCGAGAGCTGCCAGACGCGGCTGCTGTTACCGAACGAGCGCGCGATCGAACCGCAGATCACCGCGATCTACCGCCGCTTCGGGCTCAACGATCGCCAGATCGAGATCCTCGCCCGCGCGATGCCGAAGCGCGACTACTACTGCCAATCCCGCCGAGGCAACCGACTCTTCGAACTCGGTCTGTCCGACGTGGCGTTGGCGCTCTGCGCCGCCTCCTCAAAAACCGATCAGGCGGCGATCGAGCGCGTCATCGCAGAGCACGGCCGCGAAGGTTTCCTGCCGGCCTGGCTGCGTCTGCGCGGCGTCGCCTGGGCCGCCGACCTCATCCCCAACCTCAATAACCTGGAGACCCAGCCATGA
- a CDS encoding P-type conjugative transfer protein TrbJ (TIGRFAM: P-type conjugative transfer protein TrbJ~KEGG: mes:Meso_0505 conjugal transfer protein TrbJ), giving the protein MIFRRSRAALLAASILSVPVAMSPVMIQPASAQWIVYDPTNYVQNVLSAARALEQINNQITSLQNEATMLINQARNLASLPYSSLQRLQQSVQRTQQLLGQAQRIAYDVQQIDQAFTSTYGNASMSASDQQLVAQARERWQNTVGGLQDAMRVQAGVVGNIDTNRAEMSALIGQSQGATGALQAAQAGNQLLALQAQQLADLTAVVAANGRAQALTEAERAAAAEQGREQRRRFLTPGVGYQPGNARMFPNGN; this is encoded by the coding sequence ATGATCTTCCGTCGCTCACGCGCGGCGCTTCTTGCCGCATCGATCCTTTCCGTCCCCGTGGCGATGTCGCCCGTGATGATCCAGCCGGCGTCCGCGCAATGGATCGTCTACGACCCGACGAACTACGTGCAGAATGTTCTCTCCGCAGCTCGTGCCCTGGAGCAGATCAACAACCAGATCACCTCGCTTCAGAATGAAGCGACGATGCTGATCAACCAGGCGCGAAACCTCGCGAGCCTGCCTTACTCCTCGCTTCAGCGCCTGCAGCAGTCCGTGCAGCGGACGCAGCAACTCCTCGGCCAGGCGCAGCGCATCGCCTACGACGTCCAGCAGATCGACCAGGCCTTCACCTCCACCTACGGCAATGCGTCGATGTCGGCGTCCGACCAGCAACTCGTAGCGCAAGCGCGCGAGCGCTGGCAGAACACCGTCGGCGGCCTGCAGGACGCCATGCGGGTGCAGGCCGGTGTCGTCGGCAACATCGACACCAACCGCGCCGAGATGTCGGCGCTCATCGGCCAAAGCCAGGGCGCGACCGGCGCCTTGCAGGCGGCGCAGGCAGGCAATCAGCTCCTCGCGCTCCAGGCGCAGCAGCTCGCCGATCTCACGGCCGTCGTCGCTGCGAACGGACGAGCTCAAGCGCTGACCGAAGCGGAGCGTGCGGCGGCTGCCGAGCAGGGCCGTGAGCAGCGCCGCCGCTTCCTGACGCCCGGCGTCGGCTATCAGCCCGGCAACGCCCGCATGTTCCCGAATGGCAACTAA